The following proteins are co-located in the Pirellulales bacterium genome:
- a CDS encoding prenyltransferase/squalene oxidase repeat-containing protein: MLHESQPASATGPVPIASPALSDCFLPLPNQPTVAEPNSGQPLATALRQAIFRTQQWLLAQQQPDGFWVAELEGDTILESEFLLLLAFLGEEQSPLARKCARHLLEKQMADGGWTQYPGGQVDISASVKAYFALKLTGHDPAAHYMQRSRAAIMAGGGADAVNSFTRFYLALLGQIPYEACPNVPPEFLLLPSWFPVNLYSISAWSRTILVPLSIMSAFQPIRQIEPERGIRELFLRDPLTWPYPRCPGLKSSRRLVSWDRFFHATDKAFKYLQRHSLTPLRRFAVNSAKQWMVERFNGSEGLGAIFPPMVWAIVALRALGFDENSSEMQYCRQRLWGLVIEDETSARLQPCKSPVWDTALTLRALADSGLDGQHPAVERGIHWLLAQEIRTRGDWSRSVKAQPGGWCFEFANAYYPDLDDTAMVVMALHESDQNPALTETALPPNLRLIADATAPSMPDARRQALLRDDIAGATQRATHWMLAMQNRDGGWGAFDRNNTAEFLCHVPFADHNAMIDPSSPDLAGRVLESLSGRGRRLGDVAIDRAVAYLRQVQEADGSWFGRWGVNYIYGTWQSLTGLEAVGVPHDDPAIVAGSQWLIAHQQPSGGWGESADSYAYPNLRGQGRETASQTAWAVMGLIAAGRHNHPAALRGVNYLLAHQNVDGTWDETEFTGTGFPRVFYLRYHYYRIYFPLMALARWAKAAGKTDETS; this comes from the coding sequence ATGTTGCACGAATCGCAGCCGGCAAGCGCCACGGGGCCGGTACCCATTGCCAGCCCGGCGCTTTCCGATTGTTTTCTACCGCTGCCGAACCAGCCAACCGTGGCGGAACCGAATTCGGGGCAGCCGTTGGCGACGGCGCTGCGCCAGGCGATTTTTCGCACGCAACAATGGTTGCTGGCTCAACAACAGCCCGATGGATTTTGGGTTGCCGAGCTGGAAGGGGACACCATTTTAGAAAGCGAATTTCTGTTGCTGCTGGCCTTTTTGGGTGAAGAGCAATCGCCGTTGGCGAGAAAGTGCGCTCGCCATTTGTTGGAGAAGCAAATGGCGGACGGCGGTTGGACGCAGTATCCCGGCGGTCAAGTCGACATTAGCGCCAGCGTGAAAGCATATTTCGCGCTTAAGCTGACCGGGCACGATCCAGCGGCCCATTACATGCAACGTTCCCGGGCGGCAATTATGGCCGGCGGCGGGGCGGACGCGGTGAACAGCTTCACCCGATTTTATTTGGCGCTATTGGGACAAATTCCGTACGAGGCATGTCCCAACGTGCCGCCGGAATTTTTGCTTCTGCCGTCGTGGTTTCCGGTTAATTTGTATTCCATCAGCGCCTGGTCCCGCACCATATTGGTTCCGCTGTCGATTATGTCGGCGTTTCAACCGATTCGGCAAATCGAACCGGAGCGAGGCATCCGCGAGCTGTTTTTGCGCGACCCGTTGACGTGGCCTTACCCGCGCTGCCCAGGACTGAAATCAAGCCGGCGGCTGGTCAGTTGGGATCGTTTTTTTCACGCCACCGACAAGGCGTTCAAGTATTTGCAGCGGCATAGTTTGACTCCGCTGCGGCGGTTCGCCGTGAATAGCGCCAAACAATGGATGGTGGAGCGGTTTAACGGCAGCGAGGGCTTAGGGGCCATCTTCCCGCCCATGGTGTGGGCCATTGTGGCCCTGCGTGCGCTGGGATTTGATGAGAACAGCTCGGAAATGCAGTATTGCCGGCAGCGATTGTGGGGCTTAGTCATCGAAGACGAAACCTCCGCCCGTCTGCAACCGTGCAAATCGCCGGTGTGGGATACCGCGCTGACGTTGCGGGCGTTGGCCGACAGCGGACTGGACGGGCAGCACCCGGCGGTGGAGCGCGGCATTCATTGGCTGCTCGCGCAAGAAATACGGACCCGAGGCGATTGGTCGCGGAGCGTGAAGGCGCAGCCCGGCGGGTGGTGCTTCGAATTTGCCAATGCGTATTACCCCGATCTGGACGATACGGCGATGGTGGTGATGGCGTTGCACGAATCGGATCAAAACCCGGCCCTCACTGAGACCGCTTTGCCGCCGAATTTGCGTTTGATTGCCGACGCCACTGCTCCGAGCATGCCCGACGCCCGCCGCCAAGCGCTGTTGCGGGACGATATTGCCGGCGCCACGCAGCGTGCCACGCACTGGATGCTGGCCATGCAAAACCGGGACGGCGGGTGGGGCGCATTCGATCGCAACAACACGGCGGAATTCCTGTGCCATGTGCCGTTCGCCGATCACAACGCGATGATCGATCCCAGTTCGCCCGATTTAGCAGGCCGAGTGTTGGAATCGCTTTCCGGTCGGGGCCGTCGCCTGGGCGACGTGGCGATCGATCGGGCGGTGGCTTATCTGCGGCAGGTGCAGGAAGCCGACGGCAGTTGGTTCGGCCGCTGGGGCGTGAACTACATTTATGGAACGTGGCAATCGCTGACGGGATTGGAGGCGGTGGGCGTGCCGCATGACGACCCGGCCATTGTCGCCGGCTCGCAATGGCTGATTGCCCATCAGCAGCCTTCGGGCGGATGGGGTGAATCGGCCGACAGCTACGCCTATCCAAACTTGCGCGGTCAGGGGCGGGAAACGGCCTCGCAAACCGCTTGGGCAGTGATGGGCTTAATTGCCGCCGGACGCCACAATCATCCGGCTGCATTGCGGGGCGTGAACTATTTGCTCGCGCATCAAAATGTGGACGGCACGTGGGATGAAACGGAATTCACGGGCACCGGCTTCCCGCGAGTGTTTTATTTGCGCTATCACTATTACCGGATTTATTTCCCGCTGATGGCGCTAGCGCGTTGGGCCAAAGCGGCGGGCAAAACGGACGAGACATCGTAG
- the hpnH gene encoding adenosyl-hopene transferase HpnH: MAVPLSQMWTVASYVMRKKLRGEERYALVLMLEPLLRCNLACAGCGKIQHPPEILRRQLTPEQCFRAAEECGAPIVSIPGGEPLLHPQIDEIVAGLVARKKYVYLCTNAIKLEESLSKFTPSKYFSFSIHLDGPREEHDAAVCRAGIYDVAVKAIQSALNSGFRVTTNTTLFNDANPQRLREFFDTLMDLGVEGMMLSPGYSYAKAPDQDHFLPRENTVRLFQRLLEKAPRRWRFNQSPLFLEFLRGNWELECTPWGNPTYNVFGWQKPCYLLDEGYVQTFQELLDTTDWKAYGRASGNPHCQDCMMHCGYEPTAVSETFGSLRGMWAAARSVVFGQRPQLKPAALAAGSGEHAKPLLPVLSTTGDGKSVCRSGGCNSAEVNLIPTTALSQPTPNGHHHPHDEMRPSPVLTAR; the protein is encoded by the coding sequence ATGGCAGTGCCCCTTTCGCAAATGTGGACCGTCGCCTCGTATGTGATGCGAAAGAAGCTGCGCGGCGAGGAGCGGTATGCGTTGGTGTTGATGTTGGAACCGCTGTTGCGTTGCAACCTGGCCTGTGCGGGCTGCGGGAAGATTCAGCATCCGCCGGAAATTTTGCGGCGGCAGTTGACGCCGGAGCAATGCTTCCGTGCCGCCGAAGAATGCGGCGCGCCCATCGTTTCCATTCCCGGCGGCGAGCCGCTGTTGCATCCGCAAATCGACGAAATTGTCGCCGGCCTGGTCGCCCGCAAAAAGTACGTTTATTTGTGCACCAACGCCATCAAGTTGGAAGAATCGCTGTCGAAGTTCACCCCGTCGAAGTATTTTTCGTTTTCGATTCACCTGGACGGCCCACGGGAAGAGCACGACGCCGCCGTTTGCCGCGCCGGCATTTACGACGTGGCCGTGAAGGCGATTCAGTCTGCGCTGAACTCCGGTTTTCGGGTAACCACCAACACCACACTGTTTAACGACGCCAACCCCCAGCGGCTGCGCGAATTTTTCGACACGCTGATGGATTTGGGCGTAGAAGGCATGATGCTCTCGCCCGGCTACAGTTACGCCAAAGCGCCCGATCAGGATCATTTTTTGCCTCGTGAAAACACCGTGCGTCTGTTTCAACGGCTGCTGGAGAAAGCGCCGCGGCGGTGGCGGTTCAATCAATCGCCGCTGTTTTTGGAGTTTTTGCGCGGCAATTGGGAGCTGGAATGCACGCCCTGGGGAAATCCCACGTACAACGTGTTCGGCTGGCAAAAGCCTTGTTATTTGCTGGACGAAGGCTACGTGCAAACGTTTCAGGAATTGCTCGACACGACCGATTGGAAAGCTTACGGCCGGGCCAGCGGCAATCCGCATTGCCAAGATTGCATGATGCATTGCGGTTACGAACCGACGGCCGTCAGTGAAACATTTGGTTCGCTGCGCGGCATGTGGGCTGCGGCAAGATCGGTGGTGTTTGGACAGCGGCCGCAGCTAAAGCCGGCGGCACTGGCAGCCGGCAGTGGCGAACACGCAAAACCATTGCTTCCAGTGCTTTCCACAACCGGGGATGGAAAATCGGTTTGCCGCAGCGGCGGCTGCAATTCGGCGGAGGTGAATCTGATCCCCACGACCGCCCTCTCCCAACCAACGCCCAACGGCCACCATCATCCGCATGATGAAATGCGCCCTTCTCCCGTGCTAACGGCTCGGTAA
- a CDS encoding site-2 protease family protein, protein MLLAEPPPNPWDLHFKLLGIPVRITPWFWLANVVLGWSFASSLAKSSQGALTVGTALLMWTAVVLISIIAHEFGHAFAFRFYGIHSHVVLYHFGGIAVPDSSFDFGRRMHLGSVQQIVIAAAGPAASLALGAVFVGIVYFGGFYVPNPLPFIHPFAFLLEGERVPSVALQGLLYAILFVNIGWALMNLLPVYPLDGGQISREMFTLGQPREGIRNSLILSILVAGAVAVWALSKQDTFLAIMFGMLAYSSFMTLQAYMGRGGGWR, encoded by the coding sequence ATGTTGCTTGCCGAACCGCCGCCCAATCCGTGGGATTTGCACTTTAAGTTGTTGGGCATTCCGGTGCGCATTACGCCGTGGTTTTGGCTGGCGAATGTGGTACTAGGATGGAGCTTCGCATCATCCTTGGCAAAAAGCTCGCAGGGGGCTTTAACGGTCGGTACGGCGCTGCTGATGTGGACCGCGGTGGTGCTGATATCGATTATCGCTCACGAATTTGGACACGCGTTTGCATTCCGTTTTTATGGAATTCATTCGCATGTGGTGTTGTATCATTTTGGCGGCATTGCCGTGCCGGACAGCAGCTTCGATTTTGGCCGGCGGATGCACCTGGGGTCGGTACAACAGATTGTGATTGCAGCCGCCGGGCCCGCTGCCTCGCTGGCATTGGGGGCGGTGTTTGTGGGCATTGTTTACTTTGGCGGCTTTTACGTACCCAACCCACTTCCTTTTATCCATCCGTTCGCTTTTCTGTTGGAGGGCGAACGCGTGCCCTCCGTGGCATTACAAGGTTTGTTGTATGCAATTTTGTTTGTCAATATAGGATGGGCCTTGATGAATTTGCTTCCTGTCTATCCGCTCGATGGCGGGCAAATTTCACGGGAAATGTTTACGCTAGGGCAGCCCCGCGAAGGGATTCGAAATTCTTTGATTCTTTCCATCTTGGTTGCCGGAGCTGTGGCAGTTTGGGCATTGTCGAAGCAAGACACCTTTTTGGCAATCATGTTCGGCATGCTGGCTTATTCCAGCTTTATGACCTTGCAAGCCTACATGGGTCGCGGCGGA